In a single window of the Limnochorda sp. L945t genome:
- a CDS encoding RluA family pseudouridine synthase has protein sequence MQTPRHDVAPPAGPAGGASGAPLAAFATLALGPCDAGRTVRQVLLGRLHLSRSLLRRLKACGGIRVDGRPARVSDVLGPGDRALVLSLPAELPAAPEPVAVPVVYEDAHVMVVDKPAGLVVHPSRGHLGGTLVNGVVYHRLERGEPPWVHPVHRLDKETSGLMVIAKDPYVHERLAPHSPSGRAALKRWYVALVHGRLQPAAGTVAVAIQEPPPESATRTPALAGGGKAALTRYRSLCYVGLPDGREASVVALSLGSGRTHQIRVHMAHLGHPVVGDPLYGRPAVEAGPPSPPGREEAARMALHAHKVSLAHPVTGRRLVLKSPVPFAPFA, from the coding sequence ATGCAGACGCCGCGTCACGATGTTGCGCCACCGGCCGGGCCGGCCGGCGGCGCATCGGGGGCGCCTCTTGCCGCCTTCGCCACCCTGGCCCTCGGGCCGTGCGACGCCGGGCGTACCGTGCGCCAGGTGCTGCTGGGGCGGCTGCATCTTTCCCGTTCGCTGTTGCGCAGGCTCAAGGCATGCGGGGGGATCCGGGTGGACGGTCGCCCGGCCCGCGTTAGCGACGTCCTCGGCCCGGGCGACCGTGCCCTCGTCCTGTCCCTGCCCGCCGAGTTGCCGGCGGCGCCCGAGCCGGTGGCCGTGCCCGTCGTCTACGAGGACGCCCACGTGATGGTGGTCGACAAGCCGGCCGGCCTCGTCGTGCACCCGTCGCGGGGACATCTCGGCGGTACCCTCGTCAACGGGGTCGTCTACCACCGGCTGGAGAGGGGCGAGCCGCCCTGGGTGCATCCCGTGCACCGTCTCGACAAGGAGACCTCCGGGCTGATGGTCATCGCCAAGGACCCCTACGTCCACGAGCGGCTGGCGCCGCACTCGCCGTCCGGGCGGGCGGCCCTCAAGCGCTGGTACGTGGCGCTGGTGCACGGCCGGCTGCAGCCGGCCGCCGGCACGGTGGCGGTGGCCATCCAGGAGCCTCCGCCGGAGTCGGCGACCCGCACCCCCGCGTTGGCCGGAGGCGGCAAAGCGGCCCTGACCCGCTACCGGTCGCTTTGCTACGTTGGCCTGCCGGACGGCCGGGAGGCCAGCGTCGTGGCGTTATCCCTCGGCAGCGGCCGCACCCACCAGATCCGGGTGCACATGGCCCACCTCGGCCACCCGGTGGTCGGCGACCCCCTTTACGGCCGGCCCGCGGTCGAAGCCGGGCCGCCCTCTCCGCCCGGCCGCGAGGAGGCGGCTCGCATGGCGCTGCACGCGCACAAGGTGAGCCTGGCGCATCCGGTCACCGGGCGGCGGCTGGTGTTGAAAAGCCCGGTGCCCTTTGCCCCTTTCGCTTGA
- a CDS encoding carbohydrate ABC transporter permease — protein MRRREEMRGWLLASPYLLFSLIFFVVPFAWAAVLVFTRWDLISPQRHWVGLANFAEALASPRVQAAFWTPFKFMAIFLPTVLVAAIAIALLVNSLGRWSGLAAVGFFMPYLASGVAMALVVQGILSYNSPVSDVFFRLFGDVPDWLGVPALAITVIALMIAWKFSGYYALIFLAGLQSIPRELYEAAAIDGAGQWTSFWRITLPQLYPALYSVMILAVGLMFGIFTEPYMLTGGGPDLATHTWYLEIYYQAFSALRAGYASAVAVLNAVAVFLVLTVVRRLMEWWGRATGWV, from the coding sequence ATGCGGCGGCGGGAGGAGATGCGGGGATGGCTGCTCGCCTCCCCGTACCTCCTCTTCAGCCTGATCTTCTTCGTCGTGCCGTTCGCCTGGGCGGCGGTGCTGGTCTTCACCCGGTGGGACCTGATCTCGCCCCAGCGCCACTGGGTAGGGCTGGCCAACTTCGCCGAGGCGCTGGCGAGCCCTCGGGTGCAGGCGGCGTTCTGGACGCCGTTCAAGTTCATGGCCATCTTCCTGCCCACGGTGCTGGTGGCGGCCATCGCCATCGCGCTCCTGGTCAACTCCCTGGGCCGGTGGAGCGGGCTGGCGGCGGTCGGTTTCTTCATGCCGTACCTGGCGTCGGGCGTGGCCATGGCCCTGGTCGTGCAGGGGATCCTCTCCTACAACAGCCCCGTCAGCGACGTCTTCTTCCGGCTCTTCGGGGACGTGCCCGACTGGCTCGGCGTGCCGGCGCTGGCCATCACCGTCATCGCACTCATGATCGCCTGGAAGTTCTCCGGCTACTACGCGCTCATCTTCCTGGCAGGGCTCCAGTCCATCCCCCGGGAGCTCTACGAGGCGGCGGCCATCGACGGCGCCGGCCAGTGGACTTCCTTCTGGCGCATCACGCTGCCGCAGCTCTACCCGGCGCTCTACTCGGTCATGATCCTGGCGGTGGGGCTGATGTTCGGTATCTTCACCGAGCCGTACATGCTGACGGGCGGGGGGCCGGACCTCGCCACCCACACGTGGTACCTGGAGATCTACTACCAGGCCTTCAGCGCGCTCAGGGCCGGGTACGCCTCCGCGGTGGCGGTCCTCAATGCGGTGGCCGTCTTCCTGGTCCTGACGGTGGTACGGCGCCTGATGGAGTGGTGGGGGAGGGCCACCGGATGGGTGTGA
- a CDS encoding carbohydrate ABC transporter permease yields the protein MGVRRARALRAVGKAILLIVGLAVSIFPYAYMVLQSLAPWSEVNRSIVPTQLTVRSYDWLLHGSAIALARPWLRAFGNSALVTSASTLLMLASALVVGYALSRLRWRGRDVVNQVILFQMFYPAIILLVPTFLVVRQLGMYDTYWGMIVPKAVNLWAIFMYVSFFKSIPQEVLEAARIDGAGELRIISRIVLPMSIPITAVVGLFLFMERWSELLWDLIVVKEYRMMTLNVLIATMSGPYATYPGPLYAASTLLTLPIVLVFVAASRYFTRGIQLVFK from the coding sequence ATGGGTGTGAGGCGGGCGCGGGCGTTGCGGGCCGTGGGCAAGGCCATCCTGCTGATCGTGGGCCTCGCGGTGTCCATCTTCCCCTACGCGTACATGGTGCTGCAGTCGCTGGCCCCCTGGAGCGAGGTCAACCGGTCCATCGTGCCGACCCAGCTCACGGTGCGCTCGTACGACTGGCTGCTGCACGGATCGGCCATCGCGCTGGCGCGACCATGGCTGCGGGCGTTCGGCAACAGCGCGCTGGTCACGAGCGCCTCGACGCTGCTCATGCTGGCCTCGGCACTGGTGGTGGGGTACGCGTTGTCCCGCCTGCGCTGGCGGGGGCGCGACGTGGTCAACCAGGTGATCTTGTTCCAGATGTTTTACCCGGCGATCATCCTGCTGGTGCCGACCTTCCTGGTCGTGCGCCAGTTGGGGATGTACGACACGTACTGGGGCATGATCGTTCCCAAGGCCGTCAACTTGTGGGCCATCTTCATGTACGTGTCGTTCTTCAAGTCCATTCCCCAGGAGGTGCTGGAGGCGGCCCGGATCGACGGGGCCGGGGAGCTCCGGATCATCTCCCGGATCGTCCTGCCCATGTCCATCCCGATCACGGCCGTCGTGGGGCTCTTCCTCTTCATGGAGCGGTGGTCCGAGCTGCTGTGGGACCTCATCGTCGTCAAGGAGTACCGGATGATGACCCTCAACGTGCTGATCGCGACGATGAGCGGGCCGTACGCGACCTATCCGGGGCCGCTGTACGCGGCCAGCACGCTGCTCACGCTGCCCATCGTGCTGGTCTTCGTGGCGGCCAGCCGCTACTTCACCCGGGGCATCCAGCTGGTCTTCAAGTGA
- a CDS encoding extracellular solute-binding protein: MRLARRWSSRAAAWPAMVAVAAAVMVALAVEGALAASATFWSAPNPTQEIFWRDMAKAFMAEHPDVKIDVRAMAESPTSEATILTAIAGKTAPTGSENIFMGFGAQLYESKALVPLDTLPGWNELLKSRRMEEAIQGWKFPDGHYYVLPIYSNAMLFGWRLDTLKELGFQGPPRTYDGVFGVARRLKQAKPRMFLMARAELLDTTWWQRWFDFFMLYDAASDGHPFVTGQEVTADSEAAVGVFKFYQDLNKERFLLTRPSTDPFLTGVSIWSDVGPWTFPDWKQRFPEMKLGQTFTLAPPPVPDRYPADKPIRTFADAKGLVIYAQAPKEQQLALWQFIRWVFSKPDNDLKWLQATSLPPVRGDLGVSPTFAAYFKEHPELVPYAEELPYAVPPFANSRFSDVQTALGEAGLVPAVRGTKTPEKAWQDAKAAMEAILKR; encoded by the coding sequence CCGTGATGGTGGCCCTGGCGGTGGAGGGAGCTCTCGCTGCCTCCGCGACGTTCTGGAGCGCGCCCAACCCCACCCAGGAGATCTTCTGGCGCGACATGGCCAAGGCGTTCATGGCAGAGCACCCGGACGTGAAGATCGACGTGCGGGCCATGGCAGAGTCCCCGACGTCGGAGGCGACGATCCTGACGGCCATCGCCGGCAAGACCGCGCCGACCGGATCCGAAAACATCTTCATGGGCTTCGGCGCCCAGCTGTACGAGAGCAAGGCCCTGGTCCCGCTCGACACCCTGCCGGGCTGGAACGAGCTGCTCAAGAGCCGGCGCATGGAGGAGGCCATCCAGGGCTGGAAGTTTCCCGACGGCCACTACTACGTGCTGCCCATCTATAGCAACGCCATGCTCTTCGGCTGGCGGCTCGACACCCTCAAGGAGCTCGGCTTCCAGGGGCCGCCCCGCACCTACGACGGGGTCTTCGGCGTGGCCCGCCGGCTCAAGCAGGCCAAGCCGCGGATGTTCTTGATGGCGCGGGCGGAGCTGCTGGACACCACGTGGTGGCAGCGGTGGTTCGACTTCTTCATGCTGTACGATGCGGCGAGCGACGGCCACCCGTTCGTCACGGGCCAGGAAGTGACCGCCGACTCCGAGGCCGCCGTGGGCGTGTTCAAGTTCTACCAGGACCTCAACAAGGAGCGGTTCCTGCTGACCCGGCCGTCGACCGATCCGTTCCTGACCGGCGTCTCCATCTGGTCGGACGTCGGGCCGTGGACCTTCCCCGACTGGAAGCAGCGCTTCCCCGAGATGAAGCTGGGCCAGACCTTCACGCTGGCGCCGCCCCCCGTGCCCGACCGCTATCCGGCGGACAAGCCCATCCGGACCTTCGCCGACGCCAAGGGGCTCGTGATCTACGCCCAGGCGCCCAAGGAGCAGCAGCTGGCCTTGTGGCAGTTCATCCGGTGGGTCTTCAGCAAGCCGGACAACGACCTGAAGTGGCTGCAGGCGACGTCGCTGCCGCCCGTGCGCGGGGATCTCGGCGTGTCGCCCACCTTCGCCGCCTACTTCAAGGAGCATCCGGAGCTCGTGCCCTACGCCGAGGAGCTGCCGTACGCGGTCCCGCCGTTCGCCAACTCCCGGTTCTCCGACGTGCAGACGGCGCTGGGCGAGGCGGGGCTGGTGCCGGCCGTGCGGGGCACCAAGACCCCGGAGAAAGCCTGGCAGGATGCCAAGGCTGCCATGGAGGCCATCCTGAAGCGGTAG